In Saccharothrix violaceirubra, the following are encoded in one genomic region:
- a CDS encoding DUF3073 domain-containing protein produces the protein MGRGRAKAKQTKVARELKYSTHATDFDALQRELSGDSGDATRRGDERYDETPD, from the coding sequence ATGGGGCGCGGCCGAGCTAAGGCCAAGCAGACGAAGGTGGCGAGGGAGCTGAAATACAGCACGCACGCCACCGACTTCGATGCCTTGCAACGCGAGCTGTCCGGCGATTCCGGCGACGCGACTCGACGTGGCGATGAACGCTACGACGAGACGCCGGAC